From the Calliopsis andreniformis isolate RMS-2024a chromosome 4, iyCalAndr_principal, whole genome shotgun sequence genome, one window contains:
- the Gry gene encoding trafficking protein particle complex subunit 11 gry isoform X2, translating to MFELPVELTTKPLALIGLTGLDITNPVHRSIWDAFSNNRRLDSSAIQFKLLSPIHEFPTVKPKRNSYEWYIPKGILKRNWMNKYLNEVPAVVVVFYDLDWNDPQWNEKKMECASKVQTLRTALEGRSTKIAVVLIQHCTQPPPGAEDALATERATAVYGACELSPKLLYILPHGDHLLGYTSRLENALYDLAQSFYHHEYRIVKGHRDQLNKTVHQHLFVRHQFKMAFLNELKQDQNVSKKHYEQAYSNLLEIKMTDTNAMEIKTIACFINYKLCKIMFNLNVPKEAISQFRLHIDRFKLKTGPKELIFEHQAWMCSQFSTFAELFDEAIRQGLPAVQTQHPGYYFQLAAHHANLRQTACKELCQNINNYPDPDPLAGEDKLEFYGQRPWRPGKLSAEPADPAKEAIAIQALQYKERYTVNHSQIIIGLLGNAISQFKLYRCPRMRRVLVVQMAEEYYNAKDYGKVLTLLTHMLWEYQGERWPVLITNILKNALRAAYLSASIQDYITLAFAALGPSTTFSEIYKAAVYNNITNILHRKPPNPEPDLPDDVKHPALAKWVMDLNQSEPIVITIDDNNMSSFVEVKARFLQPKYAVTSMISVEVIIRNSYSGTIEFSKVSITISSPGYNSEFIVTDAERSNLIFCANEMKKFPYQFQVPQQSDGSEIRITTISLYMGNDTVCCIILRFLAVGRDSNYMRQLYPEIQQLRGEFEAIQPLVSAEIKQEESSLNVNVESNNPALLGEWLPIKISVTANEDVSSAILNVLLVADGAIEQSTELTLTMGSRQSVISIPIHDLKKDCSSHHTVYLRAHKVGDRILHIKIEYSRTEQIKGIKELRYSLSVAKPFEVSTLFYTALFEPLSKGFINEPFIMMPHISCVSPWPINIINTSVELGDSIERENGDQSDSILADITLSEGETGTDSYCLIPRGGGEQPISTGVYTIKWKRANDDNALETSSSVTLAPLWVEDAVIGLEAKLPAHGWVFKPLLVSYFIKNHSDYMITLRLTMEASDAFMFAGQKQIDIYILPKNERKVEWILWPLVVGFVQLPILSLTVPADEEYKLSKGRLTEVIERSVPSHIYILPTAQTLEE from the exons ATGTTTGAGTTACCAGTAGAATTAACAACAAAGCCATTGGCTCTTATTGGGTTGACTGGCTTAGATATCACAAATCCTGTACATCGGTCAATTTGGGATGCTTTCAGTAATAATAGAAGATTAGATAGTTCAGCTATTCAGTTTAAATTACTTAGCCCTATTCATGAatttcctacagtgaagcctaag CGAAATTCTTATGAATGGTATATACCTAAGGGAATATTAAAACGTAATTGGATGAATAAATATCTGAATGAAGTTCCAGCAGTGgttgtagtattttatgatttagaTTGGAATGATCCACAATGGAATGAGAAGAAAATGGAATGTGCTTCTAAAGTGCAAACTCTTAG AACTGCTTTAGAAGGAAGAAGTACAAAGATAGCTGTGGTTCTCATACAGCACTGTACACAGCCTCCACCAGGTGCAGAGGATGCCTTAGCCACTGAACGTGCTACAGCTGTTTATGGGGCATGTGAACTGTCACcaaaattattatatattttaccaCATGGAGATCATTTATTAGGGTATACATCTAG ACTAGAAAATGCATTGTATGATCTAGCACAGAGTTTCTATCATCATGAGTATCGTATTGTTAAAGGACATAGGGATCAACTTAACAAAACTGTGCATCAACATTTGTTTGTACGTCATCAGTTTAAGATGGCATTTTTAAATGAACTAAAGCAGGATCAAAATGTGTCTAAAAA GCATTATGAGCAAGCATATAGTAATTTATTGGAAATAAAGATGACAGACACAAATGCAATGGAAATTAAAACTATTGCTTGTTTCATAAACTATAAATTATGTAAGATAATGTTCAATTTAAATGTTCCCAAAGAAGCCATATCACAATTTAGACTTCACATTGACAG GTTTAAATTGAAGACTGGACCAAAGGAACTCATATTTGAACACCAAGCATGGATGTGCAGTCAATTTTCCACATTTGCAGAATTATTTGATGAAGCTATCAGGCAAGGACTTCCAGCAGTTCAGACTCAGCATCCAGGATATTACTTTCAATTAGCAGCTCATCATGCAAACTTAAGGCAAACAGCATGCAAAGAATTATGTCAG AATATTAACAATTACCCAGACCCAGATCCACTAGCTGGAGAAGACAAACTTGAATTTTACGGACAACGACCATGGCGTCCTGGAAAATTAAGCGCCGAACCAGCGGATCCAGCAAAAGAGGCGATTGCTATACAAGCTTTACAGTATAAGGAAAGATATACTGTTAATCATTCT CAAATAATTATTGGCCTGTTGGGAAATGCAATTTCACAATTCAAATTGTATAGATGTCCAAGAATGAGAAGAGTATTAG TGGTACAAATGGCTGAGGAGTATTATAATGCTAAGGATTATGGAAAAGTCCTCAC ATTATTGACGCACATGTTATGGGAATATCAAGGTGAACGGTGGCCCGTCTTAATCACAAATATCTTAAAGAATGCTTTGCGGGCGGCGTATCTATCTGCAAGTATTCAAGACTACATCACATTAGCATTTGCAGCTTTAGGACCTTCCACCACATTTTCAGAGATTTACAAAGCTGCAGTTTATAATAACATCACTAATATTCTTCAT AGAAAACCACCAAACCCGGAACCTGATTTGCCCGATGATGTGAAGCATCCCGCGTTAGCAAAGTGGGTAATGGACCTTAATCAATCAGAACCAATTGTCATTACaattgatgataataatatgagTTCGTTTGTAGAAGTTAAAGCAAGATTTTTGCAACCAAAGTATGCAGTTACTTCTATGATAAGCGTAGAAGTAATTATCAG AAATTCCTACAGCGGTACCATAGAATTTTCCAAAGTGTCTATAACTATTAGCAGCCCTGGTTACAATTCAGAATTTATCGTAACTGATGCTGAACGTAGCAATCTTATTTTTTGCGCGAATGAAATGAAAAAGTTCCCTTACCAATTCCAAGTCCCGCAACAAAGTGACGGCAGTGAGATACGTATCACTACTATTTCGCTGTACATGGGGAATGACACTGTTTGTTGTATCATTCTGAGGTTTCTTGCTGTGGGAAGAGATAGCAATTATATGCGTCAATTATATCCCGAGATACAGCAACTTCG AGGAGAATTTGAAGCGATACAACCTCTAGTCAGTGCAGAAATAAAACAAGAAGAATCTAGTCTGAACGTAAACGTAGAATCCAACAATCCAGCACTTCTAGGAGAATGGCTTCCTATTAAAATATCTGTTACTGCAAATGAAGATGTatcatctgcaatcttaaacgtATTACTCGTAGCTGATGGAGCGATCGAACAATCCA CGGAGTTAACTTTAACCATGGGTAGCAGGCAATCAGTAATATCGATACCAATTCATGATCTAAAAAAGGACTGCAGTTCTCATCACACTGTATATCTAAGAGCCCATAAAGTTGGTGACAGAATTCTTCACATAAAA attgagtactcaagaacAGAacaaataaaaggaattaaagaATTAAGGTATTCATTGTCAGTAGCAAAACCATTTGAAGTATCAACATTATTTTACACTGCACTTTTTGAACCATTATCAAAAGGTTTTATCAATGAACCTTTTATAATGATGCCTCACATTTCTTGCGTTTCTCCATGgcctattaatattattaatacttCCGTGGAATTG GGTGATTCCATAGAAAGAGAGAATGGAGATCAATCAGATTCTATTTTAGCTGATATTACACTCTCTGAAGGCGAAACTGGTACAGATTCTTACTGTCTGATACCAAGAGGTGGCGGCGAGCAACCAATCAGCACAGGAGTGTACACCATTAAGTGGAAACG CGCAAACGATGACAACGCGCTAGAAACTAGTAGCAGTGTAACTTTAGCACCCTTATGGGTCGAAGATGCGGTGATTGGTTTAGAAGCTAAACTACCAGCTCATGGTTGGGTTTTTAAACCGCTACTTGTATCATACTTTATAAAAAATCATTCTGATTATATGATAACGTTACGATTAACCATGGAAGCCAGCGATGCGTTTATGTTTGCTGGTCAAAAACAA ATTGACATTTATATACTTccgaaaaatgaaagaaaagttGAATGGATTTTATGGCCATTAGTGGTGGGTTTTGTTCAACTTCCGATTCTGTCTTTAACGGTTCCTGCCG ATGAAGAGTACAAATTAAGTAAAGGACGACTTACTGAAGTGATAGAGCGATCAGTACCGAGTCACATATACATATTA ccAACTGCGCAGACCTTAGAGGAATGA
- the Gry gene encoding trafficking protein particle complex subunit 11 gry isoform X1: protein MFELPVELTTKPLALIGLTGLDITNPVHRSIWDAFSNNRRLDSSAIQFKLLSPIHEFPTVKPKRNSYEWYIPKGILKRNWMNKYLNEVPAVVVVFYDLDWNDPQWNEKKMECASKVQTLRTALEGRSTKIAVVLIQHCTQPPPGAEDALATERATAVYGACELSPKLLYILPHGDHLLGYTSRLENALYDLAQSFYHHEYRIVKGHRDQLNKTVHQHLFVRHQFKMAFLNELKQDQNVSKKHYEQAYSNLLEIKMTDTNAMEIKTIACFINYKLCKIMFNLNVPKEAISQFRLHIDRFKLKTGPKELIFEHQAWMCSQFSTFAELFDEAIRQGLPAVQTQHPGYYFQLAAHHANLRQTACKELCQNINNYPDPDPLAGEDKLEFYGQRPWRPGKLSAEPADPAKEAIAIQALQYKERYTVNHSQIIIGLLGNAISQFKLYRCPRMRRVLVVQMAEEYYNAKDYGKVLTLLTHMLWEYQGERWPVLITNILKNALRAAYLSASIQDYITLAFAALGPSTTFSEIYKAAVYNNITNILHRKPPNPEPDLPDDVKHPALAKWVMDLNQSEPIVITIDDNNMSSFVEVKARFLQPKYAVTSMISVEVIIRNSYSGTIEFSKVSITISSPGYNSEFIVTDAERSNLIFCANEMKKFPYQFQVPQQSDGSEIRITTISLYMGNDTVCCIILRFLAVGRDSNYMRQLYPEIQQLRRGEFEAIQPLVSAEIKQEESSLNVNVESNNPALLGEWLPIKISVTANEDVSSAILNVLLVADGAIEQSTELTLTMGSRQSVISIPIHDLKKDCSSHHTVYLRAHKVGDRILHIKIEYSRTEQIKGIKELRYSLSVAKPFEVSTLFYTALFEPLSKGFINEPFIMMPHISCVSPWPINIINTSVELGDSIERENGDQSDSILADITLSEGETGTDSYCLIPRGGGEQPISTGVYTIKWKRANDDNALETSSSVTLAPLWVEDAVIGLEAKLPAHGWVFKPLLVSYFIKNHSDYMITLRLTMEASDAFMFAGQKQIDIYILPKNERKVEWILWPLVVGFVQLPILSLTVPADEEYKLSKGRLTEVIERSVPSHIYILPTAQTLEE from the exons ATGTTTGAGTTACCAGTAGAATTAACAACAAAGCCATTGGCTCTTATTGGGTTGACTGGCTTAGATATCACAAATCCTGTACATCGGTCAATTTGGGATGCTTTCAGTAATAATAGAAGATTAGATAGTTCAGCTATTCAGTTTAAATTACTTAGCCCTATTCATGAatttcctacagtgaagcctaag CGAAATTCTTATGAATGGTATATACCTAAGGGAATATTAAAACGTAATTGGATGAATAAATATCTGAATGAAGTTCCAGCAGTGgttgtagtattttatgatttagaTTGGAATGATCCACAATGGAATGAGAAGAAAATGGAATGTGCTTCTAAAGTGCAAACTCTTAG AACTGCTTTAGAAGGAAGAAGTACAAAGATAGCTGTGGTTCTCATACAGCACTGTACACAGCCTCCACCAGGTGCAGAGGATGCCTTAGCCACTGAACGTGCTACAGCTGTTTATGGGGCATGTGAACTGTCACcaaaattattatatattttaccaCATGGAGATCATTTATTAGGGTATACATCTAG ACTAGAAAATGCATTGTATGATCTAGCACAGAGTTTCTATCATCATGAGTATCGTATTGTTAAAGGACATAGGGATCAACTTAACAAAACTGTGCATCAACATTTGTTTGTACGTCATCAGTTTAAGATGGCATTTTTAAATGAACTAAAGCAGGATCAAAATGTGTCTAAAAA GCATTATGAGCAAGCATATAGTAATTTATTGGAAATAAAGATGACAGACACAAATGCAATGGAAATTAAAACTATTGCTTGTTTCATAAACTATAAATTATGTAAGATAATGTTCAATTTAAATGTTCCCAAAGAAGCCATATCACAATTTAGACTTCACATTGACAG GTTTAAATTGAAGACTGGACCAAAGGAACTCATATTTGAACACCAAGCATGGATGTGCAGTCAATTTTCCACATTTGCAGAATTATTTGATGAAGCTATCAGGCAAGGACTTCCAGCAGTTCAGACTCAGCATCCAGGATATTACTTTCAATTAGCAGCTCATCATGCAAACTTAAGGCAAACAGCATGCAAAGAATTATGTCAG AATATTAACAATTACCCAGACCCAGATCCACTAGCTGGAGAAGACAAACTTGAATTTTACGGACAACGACCATGGCGTCCTGGAAAATTAAGCGCCGAACCAGCGGATCCAGCAAAAGAGGCGATTGCTATACAAGCTTTACAGTATAAGGAAAGATATACTGTTAATCATTCT CAAATAATTATTGGCCTGTTGGGAAATGCAATTTCACAATTCAAATTGTATAGATGTCCAAGAATGAGAAGAGTATTAG TGGTACAAATGGCTGAGGAGTATTATAATGCTAAGGATTATGGAAAAGTCCTCAC ATTATTGACGCACATGTTATGGGAATATCAAGGTGAACGGTGGCCCGTCTTAATCACAAATATCTTAAAGAATGCTTTGCGGGCGGCGTATCTATCTGCAAGTATTCAAGACTACATCACATTAGCATTTGCAGCTTTAGGACCTTCCACCACATTTTCAGAGATTTACAAAGCTGCAGTTTATAATAACATCACTAATATTCTTCAT AGAAAACCACCAAACCCGGAACCTGATTTGCCCGATGATGTGAAGCATCCCGCGTTAGCAAAGTGGGTAATGGACCTTAATCAATCAGAACCAATTGTCATTACaattgatgataataatatgagTTCGTTTGTAGAAGTTAAAGCAAGATTTTTGCAACCAAAGTATGCAGTTACTTCTATGATAAGCGTAGAAGTAATTATCAG AAATTCCTACAGCGGTACCATAGAATTTTCCAAAGTGTCTATAACTATTAGCAGCCCTGGTTACAATTCAGAATTTATCGTAACTGATGCTGAACGTAGCAATCTTATTTTTTGCGCGAATGAAATGAAAAAGTTCCCTTACCAATTCCAAGTCCCGCAACAAAGTGACGGCAGTGAGATACGTATCACTACTATTTCGCTGTACATGGGGAATGACACTGTTTGTTGTATCATTCTGAGGTTTCTTGCTGTGGGAAGAGATAGCAATTATATGCGTCAATTATATCCCGAGATACAGCAACTTCG TAGAGGAGAATTTGAAGCGATACAACCTCTAGTCAGTGCAGAAATAAAACAAGAAGAATCTAGTCTGAACGTAAACGTAGAATCCAACAATCCAGCACTTCTAGGAGAATGGCTTCCTATTAAAATATCTGTTACTGCAAATGAAGATGTatcatctgcaatcttaaacgtATTACTCGTAGCTGATGGAGCGATCGAACAATCCA CGGAGTTAACTTTAACCATGGGTAGCAGGCAATCAGTAATATCGATACCAATTCATGATCTAAAAAAGGACTGCAGTTCTCATCACACTGTATATCTAAGAGCCCATAAAGTTGGTGACAGAATTCTTCACATAAAA attgagtactcaagaacAGAacaaataaaaggaattaaagaATTAAGGTATTCATTGTCAGTAGCAAAACCATTTGAAGTATCAACATTATTTTACACTGCACTTTTTGAACCATTATCAAAAGGTTTTATCAATGAACCTTTTATAATGATGCCTCACATTTCTTGCGTTTCTCCATGgcctattaatattattaatacttCCGTGGAATTG GGTGATTCCATAGAAAGAGAGAATGGAGATCAATCAGATTCTATTTTAGCTGATATTACACTCTCTGAAGGCGAAACTGGTACAGATTCTTACTGTCTGATACCAAGAGGTGGCGGCGAGCAACCAATCAGCACAGGAGTGTACACCATTAAGTGGAAACG CGCAAACGATGACAACGCGCTAGAAACTAGTAGCAGTGTAACTTTAGCACCCTTATGGGTCGAAGATGCGGTGATTGGTTTAGAAGCTAAACTACCAGCTCATGGTTGGGTTTTTAAACCGCTACTTGTATCATACTTTATAAAAAATCATTCTGATTATATGATAACGTTACGATTAACCATGGAAGCCAGCGATGCGTTTATGTTTGCTGGTCAAAAACAA ATTGACATTTATATACTTccgaaaaatgaaagaaaagttGAATGGATTTTATGGCCATTAGTGGTGGGTTTTGTTCAACTTCCGATTCTGTCTTTAACGGTTCCTGCCG ATGAAGAGTACAAATTAAGTAAAGGACGACTTACTGAAGTGATAGAGCGATCAGTACCGAGTCACATATACATATTA ccAACTGCGCAGACCTTAGAGGAATGA